The following DNA comes from Sphingorhabdus sp. M41.
TTCCGAAGTGGCGCGCGAACTGTCGCTTTCCAGAGCCGCGATAACATTGCGTTTTAAAAGCGCACAAAATTTGAAGCAGATAGTTCTCCTTCGCAACGCCGAGCTGTTCAGGGCAAGGCTCAAAGGCTTGCAGTTGAGAAAAGGGGCAGAGGGACTTGTCGAAATTGCCGAACTTATCGGCGAAATGTCCGGAGGTCGGCAGAATTTTTCTGATTATATTTCCCGCTATGCTGCCAACGTGAATGATCCCGATGCGCTGGAAATAGAACAGCAGCGTGGACAGATAATGCGGGAAGCGATCCTTAAGGTCATGCCCGAAACGGTGGTCCTGCCGGAAGATGCAGCCGATGCTTTCATGGCTCATCTTACGGGATCGCTGATGAACTGGCAGGGACGCACCAATATTTCCGCGAGCAGTTTTTTGAAGGAACGCACGATTAAATGGCTTCGTCTTGTTGGCATATCTTGTGACGAAAGCGATATCGGATCAGCAAAATGACAGGCGGGAGAGAAAGCGCAAAGGAGCCGGCAAATAGCCGCAAATGGGAGCATGGC
Coding sequences within:
- a CDS encoding TetR/AcrR family transcriptional regulator: MARPLSATDDQIMEAAQKVLALRGPNGFSVSEVARELSLSRAAITLRFKSAQNLKQIVLLRNAELFRARLKGLQLRKGAEGLVEIAELIGEMSGGRQNFSDYISRYAANVNDPDALEIEQQRGQIMREAILKVMPETVVLPEDAADAFMAHLTGSLMNWQGRTNISASSFLKERTIKWLRLVGISCDESDIGSAK